CAGCAAGACAACACCGGTGTTTGCTACCGGGTTTTTGCTACTTGCACAAAACACCGGTGTCTGCTGTGCAACAAATTTCGGTGAGTGACGCGCAAGCAACGATCGGCCGCAGGTACTTTTCTGTATGCATACAATTTGTATGGGTGGAAGCGAGACGGTCTCAGAAATGAAGGGTGAAAGGGAacacccaagaaaaaggtcgggcacatgtttttgcgttttgatcTACCTAatgtcttaacaaaaaacaatcttatatattattaaataatatttatacattattaacactattctatttctatcgttttttcgcttgttttttttttaaacaattttattttatttattttaattttttattatttttttataaaactatACTTTTAtagaaacaaatattaaaatttttaacaaagtaaataatataatatataaaaaaaaaagtctaTTTCgcgttgtttaaatttttgtaaaaagaatgcaaaaaaggAGGCTATCTTCAGATTTTGGGcataatatatttcgtttttcaggaATTATGCTACCACAGGCACTGGAGTGTCtaccagacacccgggtgtttccgagaaataaatgagtgtttttgccactcattCCTTTTGGCATTGCCTTTTCTGCATGGTTTCCTATCTTCTTATGAGTGGCGAGTGTGATCGTAACCTAGGTGCCGCATTGATTCGGTGCGCGCCACCAGGTGCTGCAGACACCGAATATTTGAGCGGTGTTTGCAAGTACCGCCGTGACCGCGTGAGTGGCACCGATACCAAATGTGAGTGGATTAAGGGCAAAAAGCTACCATGCATTCTCTGTTCGATCTCTTCACTGACAACCGCGAAATGTGGAAGCGCCCCTACAGAGCGATGAACGTGTTTGGCATAGCTGCCATTTTCCCCTTCATCCTGGCGGCCGTGCTCCACAACTGGAAGAACGTGATGCAGCTAGCCGATGCCATGGTGGCCCTGCTAATCACCATCCTGGGCCTGTTCAAGTTCAGCATGATTCTGTACTTGCGTCGCGATTTCAAGCGCCTCATTGACAAATTTCGCTTGCTCATGTCGAATGGTAGGCTACAACTGATTGCTCCCAGTATGTGTAACTTTCAATCTACTATTTTGAAGAGGCGGACCAGGGCGAGGAGTACGCAGAGATCCTCAACGCAGCCAACAAGCAGGACCAACGCATGTGCACTCTGTTCAGGACCTGTTTTCTTCTCGCCTGGGCCTTGAATAGTGTTCTGCCCTTTGTGAGGATGGGTTTCAGCTACTGGCAGTCAGGTCATGCAGAGCCCGAGCTGCCCTTTCCCTGTCTGTATGTACAAGTGATATACACGATGATCAAATTTTCAGGGTTTGTTCCCAAAGTTTTCCCTGGAACATCCACATCATCCGCAACTATGTGCTGAGCTTTGTGTGGAGCGCCTTCGCCTCTACAGGAGTGGTCTTACCTGCTGTCAGCTTGGACACCATATTCTGTTCGTTCACCAGCAACCTGTGCGCCTTCTTCAAGATCGCCCAGTACAAGGTGGTCCGATTTAGGGGCGGCTCCCTCAAGGAGTCGCAGGCCACGTTGAACAAGGTGTTTGCCCTGTACCAGACCAGCCTGGACATGTGCAGCGATCTGAACCAGTGCTACCAGCCGATCATCTGCGCCCAGTTCTTCATTTCGTCTCTGCAACTCTGCATGCTGGGCTACCTGTTCTCCATCACCTTTGCCCAGTCAGAGGGCGTCTACTACGCCTCCTTCATAGCCACCATCATCATTCAGGCCTACATCTACTGCTACTGCGGGGAGAACCTCAAGACGGAGAGCGCCACCTTCGAGTGGGCCATCTACGACAGTCCCTGGCACGAGAGCCTGGGTGCCGGTGGAGCCTCCACCTCGATCTGCCGATCGCTGCTGATCAGCATGATGCGGGCCCATCGGGGATTCCGCATCACGGGCTACTTCTTCGAGGCCAACATGGAGGCCTTCTCATCGGTGGGATATTACAACTCTCTGGTACAAGCTAGATGTATTCCATTGTCTATCTTTCCGCTTTCAGATTGTCCGCACGGCGATGTCCTACATAACAATGCTGAGATCGTTCTCCTAAATGGTTTAAGGCTTCGAATTgatttttgtgcaattttgttttattgctgAGCATGCGTTGCCGTACGACAGTTAACAATCGATCTTACGTAATTTACAAATGTTAATCTCACACGAAGTTCGTTAAGCACTAAGTAGAATGTAGAATGTAGAACGTAGAATGCGAATTGGCTGTAGAAATGCACAGATGAAGCACGAAGGAAGTGAGATTTGTCAGGGGCGGGATATAAGAGGGAAATGATTCTGGGCGGGATGATGGACCTCCAACGAGCAGCTGCTCCCTCTCCTGTCTGTTTCTGGTTCACTTTCGGTCAGTCCGGCACTGACCCACAACGAAATGATTGCCAACTTGAGCTTGACGATGAAGAATTAAAACACGATTCTACCACGGAGCGGATTACTTGAAGAATCTTCCGGGAGCGGCGGCGGCGCGAACCGGCGGAGGAGTGGGTATGTGGGCACCCTCGGCGCGGTATCCGTTCTCATCAGCAATGTAGGTGATGGTGTAGACCACGCCGTCGGGTCCGGTGTACGAGTAGGAGCCCTGCATAACCTGGAGGGCAGTGGGACAGAGGGTTTCAGCACCGCCCATAAGTAGGCTACAACGTGGTGCGTGCTGCACCCAAAAGCGCACTCACCTGAGCCTCGATCTGACTGCCCGGGTTCTTCAGATAGCCAGCCTCATCCGCGCGGATTCCGTTGCTCGTCTCGTAGCTACAAGTTTTAAAGATACAAGTTGATTCTCAGTAGAAATCATGTTGCATGAGGTATCAAAGTAATTGTAGTGTAACAATAATAAAAGGCAACTGGAGCAGGCTATAAATGGAAAAGTGCCAGAAAAGTATGTGCTATGTGTTTTTagattttatataaattatattacattCACTGTAGATTATGTTCATACTGTGTTAGTTTGAAATTCTATATTGAAACTCAACATGATAATATCAATATGACTTTCGTTTTTGGAAATTGCAGTTTAAAAGTCTTGATTCCACAAAGCTTCTCGCACACCAATTCATTCAGATTAGATTCTTAGTTTGATcctaaatgaaattgtttcaCATTAAGTTGAGATTGTTCCTAGTAAGATGACACGATTTGGTTGTCCCCATTCAAAGTCCTGGATTATGGGATACTCATAATCCATGGCTCCAACTTACTTGCACTGATAGCAGTATCCCAAATCCATGGACCCCACTTACTTGTACTGGTAGGAGCCATCGGGATTCTGGTCGAAGCCCTGCTTGAGGATCACCGCGTTCGCGTCGAAGGAGTTGCCGCGGGGTGGGGGAATGCCGCGCTGTGGCTGCGCCTGAATGAAACTGAGGCAGCAGAGGGCCAAGATGagggcggcggaggaggcgtgGGTGAGCGTCATGACCTTTAGGGGCGAAAGAGAAGAGGGCGGTGCGGTGGTTGAATAGAGTCATAAGTAAGTACTGCAGATGAGGTGcggtgtttggtgtttgctGTCTGGCGTATGATTTTCAGTGTTTGGTGCTCGATTGAGATGCCGCCGGCGTTGTCTTTGAATGTCAAACTCGTTGCTAGGCAATTAGTATCTGATAAACTCCGATTGGCTTTTGCGATTTGAAAGTTCTGCGGAATTATGATGCCAATGATGGTGGGGATCGTGGGAAAAATATCCGAAAATACGCTTTAAGTCCAGGAGATGGCTTTGATCTTTTGAAAATTCAGTTTTGTGTATCCTTTATGCAGGATCAACCGCACTTGTCTCTGCACTCGTTCGTAACTTTTTGCTTAGGTTCGAGCTGTGTATATGTGTGATCCTGTCTGCAAGGATTCACCACCGCAACTAGAACGCAAACTCACTTCGGATTCGCGGTTTGATAGCTGGTACTGCGCTGGGAGGCTCGTCAAAAGTGCTTTGACTTGGCTGCAGTTGCCACAAACGTTTTTATACCGAAACCGCATTCACTGCAGCTCGAAGCAGAGCAGcggcagaagcagaagcagcatccgcagccagatgcagtgcagcagccCAGATTGGGCGGCTGGAAGGGCAGGAGGAGCGGGAGTGGAAACAAACAGTGTTTGTCTGCTTGACAGCAACAGAATCGGAAGAGCTGCCGTCGCTGCCAGTGCACCACGTAGCGTATGCGCAACGagtttcaaatgcaaatgggcgttgcgcatacgccgcgtatgCAGCTTacagctcacagctcacagctcGCAGATCGCGGTTCTCCGCGGTGTAATTTATGTGAATTAGCAATGCGAACTTCATTTGATTAGTGCCCCCGCTGGATGCTCGGCTGGGTGCAATAATTCGTTAAgtcaaatattaattaaaagattaCAGATGTTGCAATTGGTTTTGATTTGATGAATTGGCCATTTGGCCACATGCCTGCCAATGAGTGGAGATCGAATCTCTGCCGACTGACATTTGAATGGGCCGCGGGATGGGGCGTAGCCAGCTTGTCCATTTCAATGCATCGTTAAAGTGCATTATTTGTCTTTGTTCACCCTATGTAGACCGGCTGAGCCTGCCCTTTTAGGCCAATTTCGCTGACCAGGTCGACTAGGCACCAGATACCAAGCAACAGGCACCACTCCCAGTTGCACCAGTAACTCGCTCCCATTTGGCACATTTTCGCCGGCCGGCTAAGGCTGGTTTTTCTTCGgcttaaactttaaactttccAGCGTGTAGGAAATGTCAGTTGcaattcataaaaattacaGCAATAACTGCTGCCAACATCCAGCCAGCGCGGCGTTGGCAGATGCTCACGAACAGCAGATGATGAACATCGGCCGAGATTTTAGGCAAACTCCCTACTCCCAACTCCCGCCACCCGTTGGTTTGGATTTCCCTTTCGTTGGTTTGCCGAGTTACTTGGCCAATTTCGCGGTTGCCCGCGTTTTGCTTTGGCCTTCGGGCCGCTTTTCAAATTGCAGCTCTTCGCCGAGAGGAAGAGTTGTGTGCCGCTGGCTGAGTGCATTCTTCACATTTGACATACAATTTGGCTTACTCACAACTGGCCGATGTTTTTCGCAGCCACTCACGGTGGCCAAGTAGTTTCCCGTGTGATGACTGATGACTGATGGATCGCGTGCGATTCGAATCCGAAACCGATATATGAGTATGCACTTGTTTTAAGCGCACCTCAAATGTACTATATCTTAA
This sequence is a window from Drosophila teissieri strain GT53w chromosome 2R, Prin_Dtei_1.1, whole genome shotgun sequence. Protein-coding genes within it:
- the LOC122612884 gene encoding cuticle protein CP14.6, which translates into the protein MTLTHASSAALILALCCLSFIQAQPQRGIPPPRGNSFDANAVILKQGFDQNPDGSYQYNYETSNGIRADEAGYLKNPGSQIEAQVMQGSYSYTGPDGVVYTITYIADENGYRAEGAHIPTPPPVRAAAAPGRFFK
- the LOC122614430 gene encoding odorant receptor 47a, whose amino-acid sequence is MDSSCKCRRPSPLGSIQELQQPAPSAPVTGWQKATMHSLFDLFTDNREMWKRPYRAMNVFGIAAIFPFILAAVLHNWKNVMQLADAMVALLITILGLFKFSMILYLRRDFKRLIDKFRLLMSNEADQGEEYAEILNAANKQDQRMCTLFRTCFLLAWALNSVLPFVRMGFSYWQSGHAEPELPFPCLFPWNIHIIRNYVLSFVWSAFASTGVVLPAVSLDTIFCSFTSNLCAFFKIAQYKVVRFRGGSLKESQATLNKVFALYQTSLDMCSDLNQCYQPIICAQFFISSLQLCMLGYLFSITFAQSEGVYYASFIATIIIQAYIYCYCGENLKTESATFEWAIYDSPWHESLGAGGASTSICRSLLISMMRAHRGFRITGYFFEANMEAFSSIVRTAMSYITMLRSFS